The nucleotide sequence GTTGGCCGAGATACTAGCTTTCCtatgatattgaatcaaCGATCCATGCTACGTGGGTTGTGTTTAAAGTAGCTGTTTACACAGAGCTTCtataaatgatttgaatccAGAAGTAAAGGTTCTGAAGTTGCTGAGGTCGTTCCATTTCGATATGAATAAATCGAGAGTGTAGAATTGGTTGTAACTTTATCATGGCCCATGAGATATCTTTTAGTGTGGAGGACGAACGAGGTCTTAAGTCAAGTGAAGCTGAGTTCGACGAACCCTCCAAGTGCACAAGGCCCCACGACAAGACTCAAGTCATTGTACGAATAGACAGTATAGTTTCGTCTCGTTCGGTCACGCTCCAGTAGAGTTCCAACCTCCTGAATTGTAACATGATTCAAAAATTGCCTTGATCGATAATGCTTTCAGAGCTTGATAAGTTCTTGGTGACTACTATGCCAAAAACGCTCAGTAGGATTGCATCGAAATGTGTTCTGGGGGATGAGGTCTGATCTGGGGCATAGTATAGCCAACCAGAGCATCAGTAGAACAACCGAGTCCAGATCTGTTGGGCTAAAGAACGTTCTATTTGCTATCAGACCATTGAAAGGAAGTAGATTTGGTATCGTTGAGTGGCCTATGGACAGTTAGTAAGGCCGtataattcttttgataGAGTAGAATAGTTAGGCACAAATGATAATGGTTGTTTGTATTTGATAGCGCAGGCCATCCCTTCAGAATACCACAGGTTCCAGTGAAATTTGGAAGTTTCAGAATCTTCTCATTCTAGAAATGAAGCTCCAGTAGGTTCACGCATttatgaaataaaaaacGAGGGAGTCTCACTGTCTAATATAGACAATCAGATTCGGttatgaaatgaatttacGTACTCCAGCTACACACAAATTGGTGATGGAGGTTTAAAAGAGCCGCATTTGACTCATAACATCCTCTGATCAAGTTGCCTACCATATTTCCATTCGAGGCATCTTCATACTTCAAGAGCTTTGGACCTTCTTGTTATGATTGTATGATTATATGGCTAAAGGGGAGAGCAGGTTCGCTAATGGTGCGCATGTTGTCGTTCCCTTCTAGTATGGATCACCCATGTTAGTGTGACCCTCATCATTTGAAAGAGTCAAGGTGTTGGGTTTAAAAGGGTGTGAAGGGAAGTCGCCTGAGAAAGACCAAGACCAGCTTTCTTACATCGCGAGAGATGCTTAAACAATAAGTAATGAAGCTGGGTCGAAGTCCAGAGTATGCCCAGATGCGATACCAAAATGCATGAAAGGGTAGATATCCAACACCTGTATAACTTTCCGTCGCCCAAGGCGTCCGATTCAATTAAAGGTAAGATATTTGCCGCCAACGTGTAGGGATAGCTGTTTGTTTTCAGCTTAGCTCTAGCCGTTGTAGTCAGGCGACGATTGTTCTACCAAGGGTAGAGTAGGTTGAATGCACATGGCTTCGCTCGccgagaagaaagatttggaGGTGTTCTTAGGTCTCTCGAGTAACTTTGTGGATGGGAAGAACTGAAGGGACATGTAGGATTTAGAGATTCTGTGCAATGAAGACCCCGCTCACTCTTTGATCAACATGTATGTTGTCAACCAACGTAGGATCCACATGCATCTATCGATAGCTTAATATATCGCAACGACAAAGTCCCTTCTGGAGGGCTGGAGGATTGAATGGGAGATTCGAACTGAATTGATAGATTCTGTGTATATTTTGTCGAGAGCAGAAAATATATGTCTACAAACGCGAGGGATATTGACGGGCGTGAATGAAATTATTCACGTGTCGTCGGGTTCAAATTAAGCTTACCGGTAGTGGATATTACaagtaattaataataagtgtGCTGCGGTGCTGTGGATCAATCGTTCATTCTAATCTTAGACCACAAACGCCAATCTCTCGAATCTCAATGTTTGAAAACAGAAACCTCATTTCGCAGAATCATTTTGTAAATCGGCATTCGTAAACACCTTACACTTATACAGGTTTCCAATCCATCGCCACTTTCCAATATCCCATACCTTATCGCGAGAGAGATGTTTGTATACGCTTATTCAACATCACTAGTCACAATACCTTCAGCAGTATACATACTCAAGTATCTGTTGTAATGAATCGCCATTGCAGGTCCGGACATTACTCTTACTATTGGCACTCGTGCCAGCGACCATTTTGTCATGTCGCACAATGATATTGAACGCAATAAGCGCGTTGCGAACATATGGACTGCGCGTTTTATGCCCTTCGCACTTACGGGCGTGGTTGGCTATGTAACGTATGTCATGGTGGCCATTCTTTGTGGTAAGGGGAAGAATGACATGAGCAACTCAATACGACTTGCTAACATCTTGCTTTCCAGTAAATTTTCTCTTGGTGAAACAGAAAAGTAAGAGCGCCGCAGTGCCCATTctgataatatattttctgtTGTTCGTCCTCATGGCCTCGTCCTTTTTCCGAGTTGTGTATCTGACGACATTCGATCCTCCCTATGCACCACTTGGAGCCGGAGCTGCTGGGATTCAACGTAATAAGAAACGAGCGAATGATGATATTGGTGGAGGGGAATATACTCCAGGGGATTTTGATGGATCCAAGAATGATCCGGACTCTCCTGGACTCGAATTATTCTACACAAAAGACATCTTTTGTGTGGAGAACGATGGGAAGCCTAAATGGTGTTCTGAGTGTTGcatttggaaattggatcGCCAGCACCACTGCAGTGTTGTAGGAAGATGTATATACAAAATGGATCATTTTTGCCCTTGGTACGTCCACTGTGGTTGCTTTCCTTCTTTGTGGCTAACAAAGTGTAGGGTAGGAGGGCCTATCGGCGAGAACAACTTCaagttttttattcaatttgttggATACACCTCTTTATTCTGTATAAATGTGCTTGTAGTGATGGCGGTATACGTTCATCGACAGCGTAGCACTCAAGTATGTTTGGCCCATGGactttcattttctcaatctttcaaatgcAATTAAAATTTTGCACTTCATCAAACCAGGGGGCTTGAAACCAGAACATTGTTGACATATACTAATTTTGTCAACCAGGGCGTGTCTGTTAATCACCATTTCATTGCCGTTCTTGCACTGTAAGCTAGTGATCCTCGTGATACGCTTCATTACTGACCAACAATTCAGCGCTGCATTTTTTGGCCTGTTCACTGGGACGATGTTCCTGACATCCGTGAGGCTCgcaatcaataatttgacACAAGTCGAAGACATTACTAGGCTTGGAAAGATCCATCGACTAGCAATACTAAAGCCCTCTCCACAGAGGCTAGCGGAAATAAATGTAACAGCCGCTTCGACGCAAACTTATTCCGAAATAACATATCCGCTAGATATTCCGGCCCCTTTAGACGGCATTCCGGTAAACCGCCCGTATGTGAAAACTATCAGGCACGATCGCTTGTCCGAGCCAATCTCAGTCAATGATGCAAGGCGAATGGCTGGTCTCACAAATTTACCTACCAATGCAACAATCGAGCCAGCTAACGGGAACGTTCAATCTAGAGATGAGCTTCCGGAATCAACAACAGCAGGCATCCCTGATAATTCATCAAACACATTTCCGTCatctcaaaatattgaagCACCAGCAATTCGAGGGCTCCAGAAACCGACAGAAAACATTTGGCGGTTTAGTAGAGACCAAAGGGCTGTGCGTACCTTTGCAATACTCGAAACACTAACCCCCGGCGATAATCCTTGGGATCTCGGATCCGCCCTATTAAACTGGGAGACTGTCATGGGAGAACATTTTCTTGACTGGTTTCTCCCCATGAAGAGAAGCCCTTGCTGCAACCACGAGAACACAGAAAGTCATTTCTCGATTGGCCCATCTGTAGATCGTATTCGAGCCTCGGTTTGCTTTATTCCACCTAATGAGGTACGCCCTGAAGGACATCGTCAACGGGCCAGGCCAAATCGTCATAGGAAAGACAAACCGAGTCAATCAGGGCGACATTTTAGCCcaaatgatgaagagatggGCCGAAAAACAGATGAAACAGAACTGCGAGATCTCCGTGCTCGTAATTCACGCCATAGATGATATGGGTTCActccttttttaataaatttacAAATTAATGGAAATCGTCCTGGCTTGAAGCGAACTGTACTACAAAATCAGCACTCGCAATATATGAAATTGGCGTTAGGTATATCACGATGCCAGTATATAGGAGCACTAAATGtaataattaatctaatTCGAGTTTAGAAAGGCATTGGAATAGACAGTGATACCTTTAAGCTCTCCGAGCACTCACCCTTAGGAGTCTTCTCAGTTCATTGTGTTCGAAATCCAGAACCTCACGCATCATGATCCCGATCATCAACCTCTTAGCTGGTTCTGCTAACCTTCGGAACACTAGGAACAATAGTCGCGTAGGTGACGAGACAAGAGACGCGCTAAAAGTATAGGCCATTTGATCCCTCATCTTGAGATAGCCTATACGGGATATAGAGCATTGTAATGTGAGTTCAGTTATCACGGTTCGTTTTTTAAGAGGAGTTTCCGTGCTGTTATACCAGTCAACAGATTGATACTCAAACACGATAATACTCCTGATATCACTAACCGAAGGTCTTGGGTATATGGTACGgcataagaaagaaaataaaacataACTCCTCTAACCATAATTCACGGAGCCAACCAACCTCGCGAACTCCATAACCAACCTCAACAACTTTTTAGTACCAAACAAAGACAGAAACGAGCATCCtatcattcaaaatcaaatctaaCAACCCATGCACCCCGTTCAACCAAAAAAAGATCTCAAATATTCCATTTTATCACTCTTGAAAACCGCTCGGTAGCTAACCACCCCCTCTCTTTCCAACTCTGTGCCATAGTACCCTCATCAATCGATCATGTCCCATGCGAATTTTCAGCTATTATTCGATAACAGTCGGCGTCTAATACCAAGCCTGTTGTGGAGGAACGGAACAATAGGTGCAGCAGGGATGCGAGCAATCGGGACAGTACCAACCCCATGTGTTGGAATCGATTTCTCGCGAGCATGCGCAGCATGACCACCATCCCTCCAGGCTCGGGTTATTTGTTGCAGTATATGTAGGCATTGTGGATCTGAACTATCAGCGAGTATTCCAACGATCAAAGCGGCTTGAAGACTCGAATACCTTGAGCTTTCTTTGATTACTGTTTTATTGGGaagtttcaattttcttggtGAAAGAACGAGGAGTGTGTTTCGGTGGAAGAAGTCGGTGAAATGTGAGAACGCTGAGTTTTGTTTCTGTCTTTGAATATTGAGGTAATCGTGATGCGGGTTAGAATTGTCTTGAGGAAGCAGTACGTTTAAGTACTTCGAGAAATTGACGTTCCGCAGACTAAATCAAAGTTGTTCACCTTTCCGACGCCCCTATGACTGATGTCCCAATATCGCATCTAAACGATGGGCGCGGCGCCCCTCAATATCTTCGTCGTTCATGGCGACTCGAATTAGAGTTTCTCTCGGATGATTATTAGGAAGTGGCGTAGATGGCATCGACGGAGAAGTTGTTTCTGTCATAAGTTGCAATGACACATTTAGAGTCTGCAAATCTGTCGTCGATGAAGGTCTTTTTGTGTAACGTCACTCTTTCTGGAATCCTTCAGGAACCGCTCCATTGGAACAAGGCACATCTCGCGAGGTCGTATTTCACCGAAGATCTGCTTAAATGCCCTTGGACGTAAAGGAGAACATTTTGGAAGGTGCGTGGAAGCTCCTCAATCGATCCGCCGGTGAATAATGGGCATCCGAGATGGTTGAAAAAAGTTAAAAAGACTCTAGTGTAGGGCACTTGAGAATTTGACGAGGTTAATGGCCAAGTGAGTGCCAAAGTCTTGCCCTTGCGGGCATACATCCGAAATGGCCTGCCCTTGAATCCACGGAATCCTGGAACCCCTAGGCACGCTTCAATGATCGGTCACAATACGAGCTTTAGCAAGGTAGCTGTTCAACTGGCCTCCCTGGTGTAGTCAATTGGATTTCAATTCCTAGAACCATAGTCAACAAGAATAGCTCAAGGGAAGTAAAAATCACTACTGCAAATCTTAGGAGAGGTGACATGTCTCTATTTCTTGACGTGTGTATCTTCCCAACTCCTACAAGAAAGCAATGAATCCTTCGACCTGTCTTTGTGACCGAAAATTCTGGTAAGGCTAGTAAAGAACCGGGAGTTGTATGTAGTGATGCATACGCTTATCCTTAGCCCCAGCGCTTTTATTTGCGGTGCTGAGGCTTGTGATGAATTACTTATTCCGAATTTGAACGGTTGGGGCTATATCTCACCGCACGAGGAGGAAAGCGAGAAAAAACGAGAGTAGTAACTGGGTGATATTTGCTAGCAAAGAGTCCAAACTCACTTCACACTTTAACCAAACCTTGGAATATTGCGTTTGGGGGAAAgatctaataatattcacAGCCTCGTGTCATTCGCGTACATCAGAGTTGAATCCCAACTGAGCAATAAGGATTTTACATCTGATCTGTTGGTCTGTTGTGTGACATCATGCCACTCCGTGGATTTCGACAGAAGATCCATATTCTGACTGCAGAATCAATCCGTACGAAGTAACATTGCTTTCCTTTTGCCGCACCATCCTCAAGGAGCCGCTCTTTGAGCCGCAAATACTTTGATAGATGAGTACCATGAGATATACAACTGATGCTGGATAAGACTAAAATGAGCATGACAACTGCAGCTAGCAATTAGGGTCACTTGCTCTCGGGTAATCTTAGTACATGTCACACCAGTCAGATCAACATTTGACCCAAGACTGAAGGTAAAGCCGGCGGCCAGGAAAGCAAACCGATCAGACACCGGTGCTAGAATAATAGGGTAGGCATCCACACcaagaattataatattcatcatGCATTCTTGAGGTTCTGAGTGAAAGATCGTAACAGCGTCTCTCAAATTGGCTGATTTTTCAGCTCAGTATCTTCGCccaattctttcattttcacaTCTCAATACAAAAAGAGCCTCATGTGCGAGGGGTGAAGTTCTTTTAACCGATCAGCATCCCAAAAAGCTCGCATGCGTGAGGAGACTGCACGAACGGCCATCGTTACAAGCAGTCTAGTCCTGAAAAAGATGCAACATCCCCAAGAACACCTATCACAGATCTGAAATCTGATTTATGTCCTCTTAAATTGGAAATGCTGAGATCAGATTTCATCTGCCGGCTAATTACGTTTTCTTCTCATCCCTAGCTCTTTTTCCATAATATTGTTCCCTTCAGAGAACCATGTCAACATTGCAATTCTTTTAAATGATATCTTGATTGGTCTTACATCTTGTTTCCATTTGGTTTCCCTTCTAATCTATCAAGAGCATCCTCAATAAGTCCGATATGTCCTCTCAAGGTACCTTCCAACTCATCCTGCAAAAGATGTGTTAACACAGTGAGGTTTACTCAGCTCGAAGCGCAAAAATCTGGGACAACGAGCATGGCTCggtggaagaggaagcaTAAAGATCCCAAATTGACCAGTATCTTCACGGGTCCATCCAACGTCTGATGATCTGTTGGAGGCTAATCATTTCCTAATTGTAAAACCCGTTTGAAAACAGCTTTCAAGTCGAGATTAACAGCATGGCCGTTGATGTAAGAGGCCGGATTCAGCTGCAAATATAGACTGTCAAGGAAGGTACAACCGCATGGTTACATTGAAAATCATGAACCTTGTTTGTATATGAATGCTAGACTGATAGTTGACCTGATAAACGGAGATTGTGCCAACTATAGACAATCCCCTGTACCGGGTGATGGGTATCCTCCAGTGTGATACTGTGATGCTGCGACAGTAGCCTTGAGCAACCAACATTCCCTAGATGCCATGCCATTATCAACccaaaagatataaaagtttCCCACGCACCATTCTTGCTTCATGATCCTCCGAGAGCTCCACCATATGCGATCTTAAGTTGTAGGTGCTTCCCACAACACCTACCAAAGTAGTGAGATTTAGAGCAAAAAGAGCTGCGGGATTTCGTAGAAAAGACATGGCtaattcgaattattgaATGCAGTTGAAAATTAGATGAATTAGATCAAAGTAAATAGGTTAAAATAAATAGGGAGATATAGTTACGAAATGTACCATAAcgaatatatatcatatgtGTGAGCTCGTGAGGCACAATATCAT is from Botrytis cinerea B05.10 chromosome 8, complete sequence and encodes:
- the Bcpfa5 gene encoding Bcpfa5; protein product: MSHNDIERNKRVANIWTARFMPFALTGVVGYVTYVMVAILCVNFLLVKQKSKSAAVPILIIYFLLFVLMASSFFRVVYLTTFDPPYAPLGAGAAGIQRNKKRANDDIGGGEYTPGDFDGSKNDPDSPGLELFYTKDIFCVENDGKPKWCSECCIWKLDRQHHCSVVGRCIYKMDHFCPWVGGPIGENNFKFFIQFVGYTSLFCINVLVVMAVYVHRQRSTQGVSVNHHFIAVLALAAFFGLFTGTMFLTSVRLAINNLTQVEDITRLGKIHRLAILKPSPQRLAEINVTAASTQTYSEITYPLDIPAPLDGIPVNRPYVKTIRHDRLSEPISVNDARRMAGLTNLPTNATIEPANGNVQSRDELPESTTAGIPDNSSNTFPSSQNIEAPAIRGLQKPTENIWRFSRDQRAVRTFAILETLTPGDNPWDLGSALLNWETVMGEHFLDWFLPMKRSPCCNHENTESHFSIGPSVDRIRASVCFIPPNEVRPEGHRQRARPNRHRKDKPSQSGRHFSPNDEEMGRKTDETELRDLRARNSRHR